In uncultured Cohaesibacter sp., a genomic segment contains:
- a CDS encoding molybdopterin-dependent aldehyde oxidoreductase, whose amino-acid sequence MKRIQLNVNGVDRWIVAEPEASLADVLRKQMMLTGCKVCCDDGQCGSCTVIIDDKPIRSCNKKIGDVREGARITTIEGVGTPGNLHPIQIAWMTHGGAQCGICTSGFIMSSKALLEKNNNPTREEVRKWFNRNRNLCRCTGYKPLVDAVMDAAAVMRGEKTVAQIMPKPKEDGSILGTSHIRPSAEAKVTGTWDFGADIALRMPEGTLRLALVQAEVPHGLIKGIDTAEAEAMPGVEKVITWEDVKGRNAITGLITFPDNKGDGWDRPILCKEKIFQFGDAIAIVAADTEDHARAAAKKVKVDVEVLPAYMSGFAALAPDAIEIHPGTPNAYYEQGVVKGADTKPLLASASQLVDITTYCSRQPHLHLEPDCGEAFVDEDGVLTILSKSIGVHLHHAMICPGLGLEPDKLRLIQNPTGGTFGYKFSPTMEALLGVAALATGKPVSLVYDQYQNITYTGKRSPVNINIKLGCNADGKLTAMETDWWLDHGPYSEFGDLVTLRQAQFTGAGYHLENIRGKGLTVATNHAWGSAFRGYGSPQAFLASETAMDILAEKMGEDPFEFRYKNLYNENSTTPTGQKPEVLVLPQLFDMLRPKYLEAKKRCAELSTDEVKRGVGIALGIYGCGLDGPDSSNARAELTKDGVTIYNAWEDHGQGADLGTLTMAHEVLRPTGIKPEQIALVMNDTNGPNSGPAGGSRSNVFTGNATRVAAEMLLNAMKKEDGTYRTYDEMVADGIPLVYDGNWVAAACTDCSSETGQGNPFPIYMYEVFMPEVEVEVETGEVKVVKFTTSIDVGTIINKATVDGQVYGGLAQGIGLALSEDFEDLELHTNLMDCGIPYPKDIPDDIEILYLETPRADGPFGAAGVGEAPLTAAHPAILNAIYNACGVRIFRVPALPEIIRTELEAKAAREKAPKELA is encoded by the coding sequence ATGAAGAGAATACAACTGAACGTCAACGGAGTGGACCGCTGGATCGTTGCCGAGCCAGAGGCCTCCCTTGCTGATGTATTGCGCAAACAGATGATGCTGACCGGCTGCAAGGTCTGCTGCGACGACGGCCAGTGCGGCTCGTGCACCGTCATTATCGACGACAAGCCGATCCGTTCGTGCAACAAGAAGATCGGTGATGTGCGTGAAGGCGCCAGGATCACGACGATCGAGGGCGTCGGTACACCGGGCAACCTGCACCCGATCCAGATCGCCTGGATGACCCATGGTGGCGCACAGTGCGGCATTTGCACGTCCGGCTTCATCATGTCTTCCAAGGCGCTGTTGGAAAAGAACAACAACCCGACCCGCGAAGAGGTTCGCAAATGGTTCAACCGGAACCGCAACCTTTGCCGCTGCACCGGCTACAAGCCATTGGTCGACGCGGTAATGGATGCCGCCGCTGTCATGCGCGGCGAAAAGACCGTCGCTCAGATCATGCCGAAACCGAAGGAAGACGGCTCGATCCTCGGGACATCCCACATTCGCCCGTCTGCAGAAGCCAAGGTCACCGGCACATGGGACTTCGGTGCGGACATCGCCCTGCGCATGCCGGAAGGCACCCTGCGTCTGGCACTGGTTCAGGCAGAAGTGCCGCACGGCCTGATCAAGGGCATCGACACAGCTGAAGCCGAAGCCATGCCTGGTGTTGAAAAGGTCATTACCTGGGAAGACGTCAAGGGCCGGAACGCCATCACCGGCCTCATCACCTTCCCGGACAACAAGGGTGACGGTTGGGACCGTCCGATCCTCTGCAAGGAAAAGATCTTCCAGTTTGGGGACGCCATCGCAATCGTGGCGGCCGACACCGAAGACCATGCCCGCGCCGCCGCCAAGAAGGTCAAGGTCGATGTCGAGGTTCTGCCCGCCTACATGTCAGGCTTTGCAGCCCTTGCTCCGGACGCCATTGAAATTCATCCCGGCACGCCGAATGCCTACTATGAACAAGGCGTCGTCAAGGGGGCTGACACCAAGCCGCTGCTGGCGAGCGCTTCCCAGCTGGTTGACATCACCACCTATTGCAGCCGTCAGCCACATCTGCATCTGGAACCGGACTGCGGCGAAGCCTTTGTCGATGAAGATGGTGTTCTGACCATCCTGTCGAAATCCATCGGCGTGCATCTGCATCATGCCATGATCTGCCCGGGCCTTGGTCTGGAGCCGGATAAACTGCGCCTGATCCAGAATCCGACCGGTGGCACGTTTGGCTACAAATTCTCGCCGACCATGGAAGCCCTGTTGGGCGTTGCAGCCCTTGCCACCGGCAAGCCGGTGTCTCTGGTCTACGACCAGTATCAGAACATCACCTACACGGGCAAACGCAGCCCGGTCAACATCAACATCAAGCTTGGTTGCAACGCCGATGGCAAACTGACCGCGATGGAAACCGATTGGTGGCTCGACCACGGTCCATATTCCGAATTCGGCGATCTGGTCACCCTGCGTCAGGCCCAGTTCACCGGCGCCGGCTACCATCTGGAAAACATCCGCGGCAAGGGCCTTACGGTTGCCACCAACCATGCCTGGGGCTCGGCCTTCCGCGGCTATGGATCTCCGCAGGCCTTCCTTGCGTCTGAAACGGCAATGGATATTCTGGCCGAGAAGATGGGCGAGGATCCGTTCGAGTTCCGCTACAAGAACCTTTACAACGAGAACTCGACAACCCCGACCGGACAGAAGCCGGAAGTGCTGGTTTTGCCTCAGTTGTTCGACATGTTGCGGCCGAAATATCTGGAAGCCAAGAAACGCTGTGCAGAGCTTTCTACCGATGAAGTAAAACGTGGCGTCGGTATTGCTCTGGGTATCTATGGCTGCGGTCTTGATGGCCCGGACAGCTCCAACGCCCGCGCCGAACTGACCAAAGATGGGGTCACCATCTACAACGCCTGGGAAGATCACGGGCAGGGGGCCGATCTTGGCACGCTGACCATGGCACATGAAGTGCTGCGGCCGACCGGCATCAAGCCGGAGCAGATCGCGCTGGTCATGAATGACACCAACGGTCCGAACTCCGGTCCCGCTGGCGGCAGCCGTTCCAACGTCTTCACCGGCAACGCAACTCGTGTTGCAGCAGAAATGCTGCTCAATGCGATGAAGAAAGAGGATGGCACCTATCGGACCTACGACGAGATGGTCGCCGATGGCATTCCGCTTGTCTATGACGGCAACTGGGTAGCCGCGGCTTGCACAGACTGCTCGTCAGAAACCGGTCAGGGCAATCCGTTCCCGATCTACATGTATGAAGTCTTCATGCCTGAAGTCGAGGTCGAGGTTGAAACCGGTGAAGTCAAAGTGGTCAAATTTACCACTTCGATTGATGTCGGCACAATCATCAACAAGGCAACGGTTGATGGCCAAGTCTATGGCGGTCTGGCGCAGGGTATCGGTTTGGCCCTGTCCGAGGACTTCGAGGATCTGGAGCTTCATACCAATCTGATGGATTGCGGTATTCCTTATCCGAAGGACATCCCTGATGACATCGAGATCCTGTATCTGGAAACGCCACGTGCCGACGGGCCGTTCGGGGCTGCAGGTGTCGGTGAAGCGCCGCTGACGGCGGCTCATCCGGCCATCCTGAACGCCATCTACAACGCCTGTGGTGTGCGTATCTTCCGTGTTCCGGCCCTGCCGGAAATCATCAGAACGGAACTCGAGGCAAAGGCAGCAAGGGAAAAAGCCCCCAAAGAGTTGGCCTGA
- a CDS encoding XdhC/CoxI family protein, with protein MKVFKELIREHEAGRPCALASIVTTNGSIPASDKAKMLVRADGSIVGTVGGGLAEGKIIEAARKAMEDGKSEMISFNLHDNPLIDSGMVCGGSLDIFVEPFLPAVTLYMFGGGHVGLVTAELAHRVGYHVVVIDDRAEFANAERFPFAVKTLAGPWQEMMKELEPDSRSIIFIATRGHICDKEVLAWAVNTPASYIGMIGSKRKIRTINSKLLEAGISAEQLSRVRAPVGLEIGADNPEEIAVSVVAQMIAHVRGAEGLDGQSRTIGDLYLTANSGTENGEDLVHASA; from the coding sequence ATGAAGGTGTTCAAGGAACTGATCAGGGAGCATGAGGCCGGACGGCCGTGTGCCCTGGCATCGATCGTCACCACAAACGGCTCCATCCCCGCGTCGGACAAGGCAAAGATGCTTGTTCGCGCCGATGGGTCGATTGTGGGAACGGTCGGCGGTGGTCTTGCTGAAGGAAAGATAATCGAGGCCGCCAGAAAGGCCATGGAGGATGGGAAGTCGGAGATGATTTCCTTCAACCTGCATGACAACCCGTTGATAGACAGCGGCATGGTGTGCGGGGGGAGCCTTGACATTTTCGTCGAACCCTTTCTGCCCGCAGTAACGCTCTACATGTTCGGTGGCGGCCATGTCGGACTGGTGACAGCCGAACTGGCCCATCGCGTCGGCTACCACGTTGTGGTGATCGATGACCGTGCCGAATTTGCCAATGCGGAGCGCTTTCCCTTTGCGGTGAAGACCCTTGCGGGACCTTGGCAGGAGATGATGAAGGAGCTTGAGCCGGATTCCCGCTCGATCATCTTCATCGCGACCCGCGGACATATTTGCGACAAGGAGGTTCTGGCCTGGGCGGTCAACACCCCTGCGAGCTACATCGGCATGATCGGCTCGAAACGCAAGATCCGCACCATCAATAGCAAATTGCTGGAGGCCGGAATTTCCGCCGAACAGCTGAGCCGTGTCCGTGCACCGGTGGGATTGGAGATCGGTGCCGACAACCCAGAGGAAATCGCCGTTTCGGTGGTTGCCCAAATGATCGCTCATGTCCGGGGCGCTGAAGGATTGGACGGACAATCGAGGACCATAGGTGATTTGTACCTAACAGCCAATTCAGGGACTGAAAATGGGGAGGATCTAGTGCACGCGAGTGCCTAG
- a CDS encoding 4Fe-4S binding protein yields MAYAIDQDICEACGACIDECPNKAITRKGKLFSINASKCKECEGDFDEPQCVEVCQSGAVYHV; encoded by the coding sequence ATGGCTTACGCAATCGATCAGGACATCTGTGAAGCCTGTGGCGCATGCATCGACGAATGCCCGAACAAGGCCATCACCCGCAAAGGCAAGCTCTTTTCCATCAACGCAAGCAAATGCAAGGAATGCGAGGGCGACTTCGACGAACCGCAATGCGTGGAAGTCTGCCAGTCGGGAGCGGTTTATCACGTGTGA
- a CDS encoding nickel-dependent hydrogenase large subunit encodes MTDHTVACSYKIPVGPLHVALEEPMYFRVGVKGETIETVELNAGHVHRGVEYLATKRTLLQNMILTERICSLCSNSHPEALAMAAETIGAVEVPERAQYLRVIAGEVKRVASHLFNVGILAHLVGYEALFMHAMQVREVAQDLKEAVYGNRMDLGAHCLGGTRCDMDDEAIAYMRSALDKLEPDVRELEKTYRTNGSILRRTRGIGILSHEDAIACGVVGPVARASGIRYDVRTAAPYHVYDRLPVDVPELDGCDVWSRAMIRLGEAVNSIEILRVCLDQLPEGPINDGGDPYIPPGQAIARTEAPRGELVYYLKTNDNPEPERLKWRVPSYPNWDALTFMLKEAKVADIAIIVNSIDPCISCTER; translated from the coding sequence ATGACCGATCACACCGTTGCCTGCAGCTACAAGATACCCGTCGGCCCGCTGCATGTTGCCCTCGAAGAGCCGATGTACTTCCGCGTCGGCGTCAAGGGGGAAACCATCGAGACCGTCGAACTCAATGCTGGCCATGTCCATCGCGGGGTCGAATATCTGGCCACCAAGCGCACACTGCTGCAGAACATGATCCTGACCGAGCGCATCTGCTCGCTCTGTTCGAACAGCCACCCTGAAGCCCTCGCCATGGCCGCCGAAACCATCGGCGCTGTGGAGGTGCCCGAACGGGCCCAGTATCTCAGGGTGATTGCGGGTGAGGTCAAACGCGTTGCCTCCCACCTGTTCAACGTCGGCATTCTGGCCCATCTGGTCGGCTATGAGGCCCTGTTCATGCATGCCATGCAGGTGCGCGAGGTTGCGCAGGATCTCAAGGAAGCCGTCTATGGCAACCGCATGGACCTTGGTGCCCATTGTCTTGGCGGCACCCGCTGCGACATGGACGACGAGGCCATTGCCTACATGCGTTCGGCCCTCGACAAGCTCGAACCCGATGTTCGTGAACTGGAAAAGACCTATCGCACCAATGGCTCGATCCTGCGCCGGACGAGAGGGATCGGCATCCTTTCCCATGAGGACGCCATCGCCTGTGGCGTTGTCGGCCCAGTGGCCCGCGCCAGCGGCATCCGCTATGACGTGCGCACCGCCGCCCCCTACCATGTCTACGACCGGCTGCCGGTGGACGTGCCGGAGCTGGACGGGTGTGATGTCTGGTCCCGGGCGATGATCCGCCTCGGTGAAGCGGTCAATTCGATCGAGATCCTCAGGGTTTGCCTTGATCAGTTGCCCGAAGGGCCGATCAACGACGGTGGCGACCCCTACATCCCGCCGGGACAGGCCATCGCCCGCACGGAGGCTCCGCGCGGTGAGCTGGTCTACTACCTGAAGACAAACGACAATCCCGAACCGGAACGACTGAAATGGCGCGTGCCGAGCTATCCCAACTGGGACGCTCTCACCTTCATGCTGAAGGAAGCCAAGGTCGCCGATATCGCGATCATCGTGAACAGTATCGACCCGTGCATTTCCTGCACGGAGCGGTGA
- a CDS encoding NADH-quinone oxidoreductase subunit C gives MTRFPENFEASLNAAAPHGVKLTTTTDDHGVSVMWCELADRDDLAAVGECLRSYQARLAMVTANKPPASEEEEEEEQDEEENEGAAEGAAEAEAHVPEQSMSFGGTPQDGTSYELIYHFDVGGDYVNVVAFLPAGGSIASLTPLFRSADWPEREIMEIYSVTITNHPDPRRLFLDESIDGAVLDRLIPFSQMANASTSDELWARVMAAAKEA, from the coding sequence ATGACACGTTTTCCTGAAAATTTTGAAGCCAGCCTGAACGCGGCAGCACCGCACGGTGTGAAACTCACGACCACGACCGACGATCACGGTGTCTCGGTCATGTGGTGCGAACTCGCCGACAGGGATGATCTCGCCGCCGTGGGAGAATGCCTGCGCAGCTATCAAGCGCGCTTGGCCATGGTCACGGCCAACAAACCACCCGCTTCCGAAGAAGAAGAGGAGGAGGAACAGGACGAGGAGGAGAATGAAGGTGCAGCAGAAGGTGCAGCAGAAGCTGAAGCTCATGTACCCGAACAATCGATGAGCTTTGGCGGCACGCCGCAAGACGGGACATCCTATGAACTGATCTATCACTTCGACGTGGGTGGAGACTATGTGAATGTCGTAGCATTTCTCCCCGCTGGCGGTTCCATAGCCTCCCTCACGCCCTTGTTCCGCTCGGCCGACTGGCCGGAACGGGAGATCATGGAGATCTACTCCGTCACCATCACCAACCATCCGGATCCGAGACGCCTGTTCCTCGACGAGAGTATTGATGGTGCCGTTCTTGACCGGTTGATCCCTTTCTCCCAGATGGCAAATGCGTCCACATCCGATGAGCTGTGGGCGCGCGTCATGGCCGCAGCCAAGGAGGCATGA
- a CDS encoding 4Fe-4S binding protein, translating to MNFLQLFAHNLTQGPFTDPFPFQPAPTAKRFRGKIEFDPETCEGCRKCEKVCPAGAIRFTKTDKGLEFDCWHDSCVFCGNCEFHCPTNAIHQTQDWHLAHVQKDKYSMVAHGVIPSHECPSCGKPALFTAAPANKVKGFSEAEIAEFRALCPKCRGKYLRDRKSR from the coding sequence ATGAATTTCCTGCAATTGTTTGCGCACAATCTGACACAGGGGCCTTTCACGGATCCGTTCCCCTTCCAGCCGGCACCAACCGCCAAGCGCTTTCGCGGCAAGATCGAATTTGATCCCGAAACCTGCGAAGGCTGCCGCAAATGCGAAAAGGTCTGCCCGGCGGGTGCCATCCGGTTCACCAAGACTGACAAGGGGTTGGAGTTCGACTGCTGGCATGACAGCTGCGTCTTCTGTGGCAATTGTGAATTCCATTGCCCGACCAATGCCATCCACCAGACCCAGGACTGGCATCTGGCCCATGTCCAAAAGGACAAATACAGCATGGTCGCCCACGGGGTGATCCCCAGCCACGAGTGCCCCAGCTGCGGCAAACCTGCGCTTTTTACCGCCGCCCCTGCCAACAAGGTCAAGGGCTTCAGTGAAGCGGAAATCGCCGAATTCCGCGCTCTGTGCCCGAAATGTCGCGGCAAGTATCTCAGAGACAGAAAGAGCCGGTGA
- the nuoB gene encoding NADH-quinone oxidoreductase subunit NuoB gives MNMIPDFKSIAAKSPWIYRINAGSCNGCDVEMATTALIPRYDIERLGCQYCGSPRHADIVLISGPLTTKVMQAALVVFNEIPDPKVTVAVGVCPISGGIFRESYSVKAPIDQYFPVDVNVPGCPPRPQAIIEGVAKAIEIWRERM, from the coding sequence ATGAACATGATCCCCGACTTCAAGTCGATCGCGGCAAAATCTCCATGGATCTATCGCATCAACGCCGGGTCCTGCAACGGTTGCGACGTGGAAATGGCCACGACCGCCCTGATCCCGCGCTATGACATCGAGCGGCTCGGCTGCCAATATTGCGGCTCGCCTCGCCATGCCGACATCGTGTTGATCTCCGGCCCGTTGACAACCAAGGTCATGCAGGCCGCACTGGTGGTCTTCAACGAGATTCCGGACCCCAAGGTCACGGTTGCTGTGGGCGTTTGCCCGATCTCCGGCGGCATCTTCCGCGAGAGCTATTCGGTGAAAGCACCGATCGATCAGTATTTCCCCGTCGACGTCAATGTTCCTGGTTGCCCACCGCGCCCGCAAGCCATCATCGAAGGCGTGGCCAAGGCAATCGAGATCTGGCGCGAGCGGATGTGA
- a CDS encoding complex I subunit 1 family protein has translation MSTQLTTLLAVFLFPGGLFALVLGLSLKGLDRRVAARLQGRIGPPLAQPFFDLVKLSFKRTMVPATASQPVFLGAPLVGVVSMLVAVALVPVSGLYSPDPMLGNLIVLLYLLMVPAIILMIAGSASTSPYGALGFSREMTLMLAYEAPIVLAVLAVALRTGMGQGGVISFSLTDIIAYQRSHGMFLLDPVMWPALAAFALFFPANLGIIPFDIPEAETEVLEGPLLEYSGPALGLFKVMSALKAVVVLSLGIALFMPLPFDGIWGLLGWLVQLAVLMEIGVTVVRLSMGRMRIDQAFGFFLKWPLLLAIASVVTVTIVA, from the coding sequence ATGTCCACGCAACTCACTACACTTCTTGCGGTATTCCTGTTCCCTGGCGGCCTGTTCGCTCTGGTGCTCGGGTTGTCGCTCAAGGGCCTCGACCGGCGCGTCGCCGCCCGTCTTCAGGGGCGCATCGGGCCACCACTGGCCCAACCCTTCTTTGATCTGGTCAAGCTCAGTTTCAAGCGCACGATGGTGCCTGCAACGGCAAGCCAGCCGGTCTTTCTCGGAGCGCCGCTCGTCGGTGTCGTCTCCATGCTGGTCGCAGTGGCCTTGGTGCCGGTTTCCGGGCTCTACAGCCCGGACCCGATGCTGGGCAACCTGATCGTGCTGCTCTATCTGCTGATGGTTCCCGCCATCATCCTGATGATCGCAGGCTCGGCCTCGACCTCTCCCTATGGTGCGCTCGGCTTCTCGCGGGAAATGACCCTGATGCTGGCCTATGAAGCTCCGATCGTGCTGGCCGTACTCGCCGTTGCCCTGCGCACCGGCATGGGGCAGGGCGGTGTCATCAGCTTCTCGCTCACCGACATCATCGCCTACCAGCGCAGCCATGGCATGTTCCTGCTCGATCCGGTGATGTGGCCAGCGCTGGCAGCTTTTGCCCTGTTCTTCCCAGCCAACCTCGGGATCATCCCCTTCGACATCCCCGAAGCAGAAACCGAAGTGCTCGAAGGGCCGCTGCTTGAATATTCCGGTCCGGCGCTCGGGTTGTTCAAGGTGATGTCGGCACTCAAGGCCGTCGTCGTCCTCAGTCTCGGCATCGCGCTTTTCATGCCGCTGCCCTTCGATGGCATCTGGGGCCTGCTTGGTTGGCTGGTGCAACTGGCCGTGCTGATGGAAATCGGCGTCACCGTGGTGCGCCTGTCCATGGGTCGCATGCGGATCGACCAGGCTTTCGGCTTTTTCCTCAAGTGGCCGCTGCTGCTCGCCATAGCAAGCGTTGTCACCGTCACCATCGTGGCCTGA